A window of bacterium contains these coding sequences:
- a CDS encoding SCO family protein — translation MNQIANDAKPALPVRSILWAVGLLLLAFILATAIIGYTQFRGEDKSPEAPMADFGAVPDFALTERSDRTVTLNDLKGRVWIADFIFTHCAGPCPKMSLQMAELQKTIPVDSKVRLVSFSVDPERDSTARLREYAELYGADPERWLFLTGPKDTIAMLATDGFHAGAKDDPLLHSTLFAIVDRRGHIRNYYHSDDPELIQKVTADIAVLIRDKGV, via the coding sequence ATGAACCAGATCGCCAACGACGCCAAACCCGCGCTGCCGGTCCGCTCCATCCTCTGGGCCGTCGGCCTGCTGCTTTTGGCCTTCATCCTGGCCACCGCCATCATCGGCTACACCCAATTCCGCGGCGAAGACAAAAGCCCGGAGGCGCCGATGGCCGATTTCGGCGCGGTCCCGGATTTCGCGCTGACCGAGCGCTCCGACCGGACCGTGACCCTCAACGACTTGAAGGGCCGTGTCTGGATCGCCGACTTCATCTTCACCCACTGCGCCGGTCCCTGCCCGAAGATGTCGCTGCAGATGGCCGAACTGCAGAAGACCATTCCCGTCGACTCCAAAGTGCGGCTGGTCTCCTTTTCGGTCGATCCCGAACGCGACTCGACCGCGCGGCTGCGCGAATACGCCGAACTCTACGGCGCTGATCCCGAGCGCTGGTTGTTTCTCACCGGCCCGAAGGACACCATCGCCATGCTCGCCACCGATGGCTTCCACGCCGGCGCCAAGGATGATCCGCTGCTCCACAGCACGTTGTTTGCGATCGTGGACAGGCGCGGCCACATCCGCAACTACTACCACAGCGATGACCCCGAATTGATCCAGAAGGTGACCGCCGACATCGCCGTGCTCATCCGCGACAAGGGAGTCTGA
- a CDS encoding ABC transporter permease, with protein MNAPAAAISAHTRGWLAVGTLLRREFTRFVRQKHRVFGALGQPILFLLLFGAGWSGSFQHPLVPEKTYAEYFYPGTLVLMVLFTAIFATISIIEDRTQGFLQSVLVAPCPSWSIALGKIFGSTALAMMQGIVLFAAAPFVGIEFHPLGWLGAVLVMALIGIAMSALGFLFAWRMDSVQGYHAVMNVLLIPMWLLSGAMFPAAGAAGWMRLIMAVNPLTYGTAALRQMLYVDQPAMTAGLPPPALTLPVLLLFALAACGVAVWVAGRPRK; from the coding sequence GTGAACGCTCCTGCCGCCGCCATCTCCGCGCACACCCGCGGCTGGCTCGCCGTCGGCACGCTCCTGCGCCGCGAGTTCACCCGGTTTGTCCGCCAGAAACACCGGGTCTTCGGCGCGCTCGGCCAGCCGATTCTGTTTCTGCTGCTGTTCGGCGCCGGCTGGAGCGGCTCGTTCCAGCACCCGCTGGTGCCGGAAAAGACCTACGCCGAGTACTTCTATCCCGGCACGCTGGTCCTGATGGTCCTGTTCACCGCGATCTTTGCGACGATCTCGATCATCGAGGACCGCACCCAGGGGTTCCTGCAGTCGGTGCTGGTGGCGCCCTGCCCGTCCTGGTCAATCGCCCTCGGTAAAATCTTCGGCTCGACCGCGTTGGCGATGATGCAGGGGATTGTCCTCTTTGCCGCGGCGCCCTTTGTGGGGATCGAGTTTCACCCGCTCGGCTGGCTGGGTGCCGTCCTGGTCATGGCGCTCATCGGCATCGCCATGAGCGCGCTCGGCTTTCTTTTTGCCTGGCGCATGGACTCGGTGCAGGGCTACCACGCCGTCATGAATGTCCTGCTCATCCCGATGTGGCTTCTGTCCGGGGCGATGTTCCCCGCCGCCGGCGCCGCGGGCTGGATGCGCCTGATCATGGCCGTCAACCCGCTCACCTATGGAACCGCCGCGCTGCGTCAGATGTTGTATGTGGATCAGCCGGCGATGACCGCCGGCCTCCCGCCGCCGGCGCTCACGCTGCCTGTGTTGTTATTGTTCGCGTTGGCCGCCTGTGGAGTTGCCGTGTGGGTGGCGGGACGTCCCCGAAAGTGA
- a CDS encoding DUF420 domain-containing protein — protein MDWTVLPALNAALNGVAACLLLLGLFFILRRDRRRHRACMLAAVTCSLLFLASYLIYHFGHAGITRFTTEGWPRALYFAILWTHTPLAALVAPLIIITLRRALRSDFSAHRRLARWTFPIWMYVSITGVLIYFMLYRWFPSADRAAL, from the coding sequence ATGGACTGGACCGTCCTGCCCGCCCTCAACGCCGCCCTCAATGGCGTCGCCGCCTGCCTCCTGCTGTTGGGCCTGTTCTTCATACTCCGCCGGGACCGCAGGCGGCACCGCGCCTGCATGCTGGCCGCGGTGACCTGTTCGCTTCTGTTCCTCGCGTCGTACCTGATCTACCACTTCGGCCACGCCGGCATCACCCGCTTCACCACCGAGGGCTGGCCGCGCGCGCTCTACTTCGCTATTCTCTGGACCCACACGCCGCTGGCGGCGCTGGTGGCCCCGCTGATCATCATCACTCTGCGCCGCGCGCTCCGTTCGGACTTCTCCGCGCACCGCCGTCTGGCCCGCTGGACCTTTCCGATCTGGATGTATGTCTCCATCACCGGCGTGCTCATCTATTTCATGCTCTACCGCTGGTTCCCCTCCGCCGACCGCGCCGCGCTGTAG
- the mazG gene encoding nucleoside triphosphate pyrophosphohydrolase → MAKRRKYSFDDLVGIMARLRGPKGCPWDRKQNHQTLLPYLIEETYEVVDTLHRRDYRALREELGDLLLQIVFHAQLARERRRFDIDDVSDVICRKLIARHPHVFGSVTARTADDVLNNWEKIKLAEKEQNGKTGGVLAGIPRSLPALLQAYRVQEKTARFGFDWDNPAPVLDKVNEEVGELRRSLKKRGARRKREVEHELGDLLFALVNLARHLKVDPETALARSNKRFMKRFGYIERNLPKRGLKLGEASLAEMDKLWEEAKRKLG, encoded by the coding sequence ATGGCCAAGAGACGGAAATACTCGTTCGATGATCTGGTGGGAATCATGGCGCGGCTGCGCGGGCCGAAGGGATGCCCGTGGGACCGTAAGCAGAACCACCAGACGCTCCTCCCCTACCTCATCGAGGAAACCTACGAAGTCGTCGACACGCTGCATCGCCGCGACTACCGGGCCCTGCGCGAGGAACTAGGCGATCTCCTGTTGCAGATTGTCTTCCACGCGCAGTTGGCGCGCGAGCGGCGGCGGTTTGACATCGACGATGTCAGCGATGTGATCTGCCGCAAGTTGATCGCGCGGCATCCGCATGTCTTCGGCAGCGTGACCGCCCGGACCGCCGATGACGTGCTCAACAACTGGGAGAAGATCAAACTGGCCGAGAAAGAGCAGAACGGCAAGACGGGCGGTGTCTTGGCGGGGATTCCCCGTTCATTGCCGGCGCTTCTGCAGGCATATCGTGTGCAGGAGAAGACCGCGCGCTTCGGTTTTGACTGGGACAACCCGGCTCCGGTGCTCGACAAGGTGAATGAAGAGGTCGGGGAGCTGCGGCGTTCGCTGAAAAAGCGCGGGGCGCGCCGCAAGCGCGAAGTCGAGCATGAGCTGGGCGATCTGCTCTTTGCGCTGGTGAATCTGGCGCGGCATCTGAAGGTCGATCCGGAGACGGCGCTGGCCCGTTCGAACAAACGCTTCATGAAGCGATTCGGCTACATTGAGAGGAATCTTCCCAAGCGCGGGTTGAAGTTGGGGGAGGCATCGCTGGCCGAGATGGACAAATTGTGGGAGGAAGCGAAGCGGAAACTGGGTTGA